From Saccharibacillus brassicae:
TACGAATCGCTCGCCGATTGTCCGGACGAGCTGCTGCTCTTTTTCCATCATGTCCCTTATACGCATCGGCTTCAATCCGGCAAAACGGTCATCCAGCATATTTACGACAGCCGATTCGAAGGCGCGGCCGCGGTCGAAGCGTGGATCGAAGAGTGGCGCGGGCTCGAAAACGAAGTCGATGCCGAACGTTTCGCGCATATCTCGGACCGTCTGCAGGGCCAGGCGGAGAACGCGCGCCAGTGGCGGGACGTCGTGAACACGTACTTCTACCGGAAATCGGGTATTGCCGACGAACAGGGACGCCTGATTTACGACTAAGGCCCGCAGGGTCGCAGCCGTGTATTCCCTTTGAACAGGAGGAGGTTCGTCCATGCCGATTACGCCGATCATGCCGACCATCCCGACCGCGCGTGCGGTCATCAATGCTCTGCTCGCCCCGGCGTCCTCGATGCCGGAGCCGACCGTCGACCGGCTGCTGCACGGCCGGCCCGATCTGCCGGTGACCGGTATCGTCACCGCGTTCATGCCGACGCTGCGCGTGATCGGGCAGGCCCGGGAAGCCGGCGCCAATCTGGTGATCGCGCACGAAGGGTTGTTTTTCTCGCATCTCGAACGCGGCGCCGAAGCGGCGGAGAGCGAAGTCGCGCGGGCCAAGCGGCAGGCGGTCGAACGCTCCGGCGTCGCCGTCTACCGCTGTCATGACGCGCTGCACCGTTACGTGCCGGACGGCGTGACGGCGGCGCTGGCCGAAGCGCTGGGCTGGGCGCCCTACGTGCGCGAACACCGCCCGGAAGCGGCGCTCGCGGATCTTCCGCCGGCGGCGCTCGGCGAGATCGCGGCCGGGATCAAGCGCCGGCTCGGCCTGCCTGCGCTGCGCCTCGCCGGCGATCCCGCAGCGATGTGCTCGCGGGCCGTGCTGCTGGCCGGCTACCGCGGCGGAGGCGCGCTCGCGATTCCGCTGCTGGAAGCGGAGCGGGCGGACCTGGTCGTGTACGGCGAAGGCCCGGAATGGGAAACGCCGGAATACGTGCGCGAAGCGAACCGGCTCGGACGTTCGTGCGGGCTGATCGCGCTCGGCCACGCCGAGAGCGAGGAACCGGGCATGGCCGCGCTTGCGGTCCGGCTGGCCGGGCTGTTCCCGCATATTCCGGTGCGGCATATCCGCGAAGAACCGGTGTTTCGCAGCGTGTAACGCGCCGAAAAAAAGTATCCTGCCGCCGGCCGGCGTCTTATCCGCTTGGCCGCTTGGCCCCTTAGCCGTTTGGCCGTTTGGCGGCAGCCCGGCCTGTAAACACGAACGCCAAACAGGCTCCGAAATCGCCCGACCCTCCGCTGCGGGAGCGTCGGGCGATTTTTTCGGAGCCTGATTTGTATGCGTGCCTTCGGTGCCTTAGCGGATTTCGGCTCTGCCGGGGCTGCGTCAGCTGTTACTGCGTCAACGGTACGACTTGTACGGATCAAGTTGGGCCGTATCCAGTGCGCTGTCGCCGAGACGCACGATCGCCCCTTTCATCCACGGCTCGTTTTGCAGCTTCGCCAGTTCTTCGCTGCGGCCTGTCACGACGACGCCGTAGACTTTCGATCCGTTCGCCTCGACTTCCGCCGCGGCCGAAGCAAAATCGACCGGGCTGACCGACGCCGCGACTTCCGGGCTCTGGGCGACGCGTCGCAGCGCTTCGACCAGCCCGCTTTTCCAGGACAGCGCTCCATGCTTGAGGTATTCCCCGTTCGTCTCGCTGCGGACCGGAATGTAGCTCGCCCCCATGCCTCCGTTTGCGCCGACCGGATTGTGCACGTAGAGATTCAGGTAATCTTCCGGCTGCGCCGGCTTGGCGTTCCCCTGCGCGTCTATCACCGTGTAACTGTCCATGCCGGCCCATTCCTGTCCGCTGCGCGCGGCGAACCAGCGAGGGGCAACCCGAAGCCCCCAAAACTTCCGGTCCAGCTCTTGCTGCCCGTATTCGCGGTCCAGCGACACGTACAGCTCCGACACTGTCAGCTTGGGCAGGTCGGACAACGTCTGCCAGACGCCGGCGTTCCGGGCTTCTTCCTGCTTGCGGTCGCTGCCGCCGGGCAGCCATAGCCGCCCTTCGTCCGCTGTGGCAAACCGCTTCGAATACAGATCAGACGCGCCGTTCAAGCTTGTGATGCGCGTATCCCGGATTCGGCCGAACCGGTAGTCCTGACGGATTTCTTTTTCCGATACCCCTTCGCTCCCCCATACATGCTGCACCCTGCCGGAGATCGTCAGATCGAACAAGAGACCCGGATCTCCGCCATTTGGCATCAGATAGCGGTTCGGCATCGTCGTCTCCACGATCAGGCCGAGCGCCTGTTCGTTCACTTCGCGCAGCGCCTGGGCCGTAGGTCCGACTTCTCTCTGCGTATAGTAGTAATGCGTGAACAGCCCCGAACCTCCGAAGACGAGGCCGAGCACGACCAGCGTCACAAGCGCCGTGATGCCTCTGGATTTCCATTTGGCGCGCCG
This genomic window contains:
- a CDS encoding Nif3-like dinuclear metal center hexameric protein, with protein sequence MPITPIMPTIPTARAVINALLAPASSMPEPTVDRLLHGRPDLPVTGIVTAFMPTLRVIGQAREAGANLVIAHEGLFFSHLERGAEAAESEVARAKRQAVERSGVAVYRCHDALHRYVPDGVTAALAEALGWAPYVREHRPEAALADLPPAALGEIAAGIKRRLGLPALRLAGDPAAMCSRAVLLAGYRGGGALAIPLLEAERADLVVYGEGPEWETPEYVREANRLGRSCGLIALGHAESEEPGMAALAVRLAGLFPHIPVRHIREEPVFRSV
- a CDS encoding anti sigma factor C-terminal domain-containing protein, coding for MTESFKRKLQAYQNGTLPGEERAELEAELEKLEAYQAYLDELMEDDSEPDRRADRAEEDGSGSRGTENGPKSGFGENGRLRRKKERRIIRRAKWKSRGITALVTLVVLGLVFGGSGLFTHYYYTQREVGPTAQALREVNEQALGLIVETTMPNRYLMPNGGDPGLLFDLTISGRVQHVWGSEGVSEKEIRQDYRFGRIRDTRITSLNGASDLYSKRFATADEGRLWLPGGSDRKQEEARNAGVWQTLSDLPKLTVSELYVSLDREYGQQELDRKFWGLRVAPRWFAARSGQEWAGMDSYTVIDAQGNAKPAQPEDYLNLYVHNPVGANGGMGASYIPVRSETNGEYLKHGALSWKSGLVEALRRVAQSPEVAASVSPVDFASAAAEVEANGSKVYGVVVTGRSEELAKLQNEPWMKGAIVRLGDSALDTAQLDPYKSYR